The Papilio machaon chromosome 28, ilPapMach1.1, whole genome shotgun sequence genome includes a window with the following:
- the LOC106715356 gene encoding protein neuralized isoform X2, with amino-acid sequence MGQTGSAIPVPRTSCTGGAPNNLPPLSFHAVHGENVRISRDGSTARRVESFCKGVAFSARPVRVNEKVCIRFVEISNSWSGVIRFGFTTHDPTTLAHALPKYACPDLTNKPGNWAKALGERFCEKDNILYYYVNSAGDVHFGMNGEDKGLFFSGVDTRSPLWALIDVYGNCTAVQFADPRVPNQVRRATQSPVAEDERLVGEMRSLSVDETLPAPRYQNPLVPLSLHRTKGRNVQFTNDRGVAARIEAEFCQGYVFTARPMRPGQTIVVQILATEAAYSGSLAIGLTSCDPGTLRPADLPYDAEQLLDRPEYWVVRKDAANGLRRGDELAVTLTVDGEVRVSRNGSNPVTVMHVDHTLRLWAFVDIYGATQKIRMLSSQVVPAQTPPQQLRVLAGSAAPIATGSGGTVLVVSLPPQTNGQNIANQQGLTLTSAHYIEPIQTSSQLCLANFQPIPPQASCSQPQSYQQQRIRTDAQCSSTSQNNVNEQVQIPNGHSEPIRMERIPNGPSTSRQIPSSSHHQPIYSVIGEGNLTGTECTICYENPIDSVLYMCGHMCMCYRCAVQQWRGKGGGQCPLCRAQIKDVIRTYKS; translated from the exons TACCTCGTACTTCGTGCACCGGTGGCGCCCCCAACAATCTTCCGCCGCTCAGCTTCCATGCGGTTCATGGAGAGAATGTTCGGATATCACGTGATGGGTCCACTGCACGTCGCGTGGAATCATTTTGCAAAGGTGTTGCGTTCAGTGCAAGACCAGTTAGAGTTAATGAAAAA GTATGCATACGTTTCGTCGAGATCTCAAACAGTTGGAGTGGTGTCATCCGCTTCGGTTTCACCACACACGATCCCACGACCCTCGCCCACGCATTACCAAAATACGCGTGCCCCGATCTCACCAATAAACCCGGCAACTGGGCCAAGGCTTTAGGCGAAAGGTTCTGCGAAAAAGACAACATATTATACTATTACGTCAACTCCGCCGGTGACGTTCACTTCGGAATGAACGGAGAAGATAAAGGACTCTTTTTCTCCGGTGTTGATACAAGGAGTCCGCTATGGGCACTCATAGATGTATACGGGAACTGCACAGCCGTTCAATTCGCGGACCCAAGAGTACCGAACCAAGTTCGAAGAGCAACGCAAAGCCCAGTTGCAGAAGATGAAAGATTAGTTGGTGAAATGAGGTCTTTAAGTGTTGATGAAACTTTACCAGCACCAAGATATCAGAACCCGTTGGTACCTCTCAGTTTACATAGAACTAAAGGTAGGAACGTCCAGTTTACGAACGATAGAGGTGTCGCTGCACGAATCGAAGCGGAATTCTGCCAAGGATATGTGTTCACAGCACGTCCTATGCGTCCAGGACAGACTATAGTTGTGCAAATATTGGCTACTGAAGCAGCGTATTCCGGTAGTCTTGCTATAGGGTTGACATCCTGCGATCCTGGTACATTACGTCCGGCAGACTTACCTTACGACGCTGAACAGTTACTAGATCGTCCGGAATACTGGGTTGTTAGAAAAGACGCGGCGAATGGTCTACGCAGAGGTGATGAGTTAGCGGTAACTTTGACAGTAGACGGGGAAGTACGCGTCAGTAGAAATGGATCGAATCCTGTGACAGTTATGCATGTTGACCACACGTTAAGATTGTGGGCTTTTGTTGATATTTATGGGGCTACTCAGAAGATTAGGATGTTGAGTTCTCAAGTAGTGCCAGCGCAGACTCCGCCTCAGCAGTTGAGGGTCCTCGCGGGATCAGCAGCACCGATAGCCACGGGTTCTGGAGGCACTGTTCTAGTTGTCAGTCTTCCGCCTCAAACCAATGGACAGAATATAGCCAACCAGCAGGGATTGACTTTGACCAGCGCTCATTATATTGAG CCGATCCAAACATCATCACAGCTGTGTCTAGCCAACTTCCAACCTATACCACCTCAGGCATCTTGCTCCCAACCACAGTCCTATCAACAGCAAAGAATTAGAACTGACGCACAATGCTCCTCCACCAGCCAGAATAACGTAAACGAACAAGTACAGATACCTAACGGTCATTCTGAACCTATTAGGATGGAAAGAATACCAAATGGACCTTCAACAAGCCGACAAATCCCTTCATCATCACATCATCAACCAATCTACTCTGTCATCGGTGAAGGTAATCTCACTGGAACTGAATGTACTATATGTTATGAGAATCCTATTGATAGTGTACTTTATATGTGCGGTCATATGTGTATGTGTTATAGATGTGCGGTACAGCAATGGAGGGGGAAAGGTGGGGGTCAATGTCCATTATGTAGGGCACAGATTAAAGATGTAATCCGCACTTATAAGTCCTGA